From one Candidatus Caldatribacterium sp. genomic stretch:
- a CDS encoding threonine synthase, with protein MRWPGILEYFAEYLPVTSATPLITLEEGNTPLIRSVSLEKRLRVGALFFKFEGMNPTGSFKDRGMVVAIAKAKEEGKEVVMCASTGNTSASAAAYAKRAGLSCIVLIPQGKIALGKLSQALMHGARVLAVRGNFDDALRIVRFITTHYPVALVNSINPYRIEGQKTAAFEVIEWLGGVPDILALPVGNAGNITAYWKGFKEFFARGKIKVLPRMFGFQAEGACPLVLGRPVENPQTVATAIRIGNPASWKGAIAARDESGGLIDAVSDEEILLAQRMLAEEEGIFVEPASAASLAGILKKAKEGMFQGKKTVVCILTGHGLKDPDIAVKQNEGKIEEVEPREEEVVELLGLRGEEQ; from the coding sequence TTGCGCTGGCCAGGGATTCTTGAGTACTTTGCCGAGTACCTCCCCGTAACTTCGGCAACACCTCTTATCACCTTGGAAGAGGGGAATACGCCGCTTATCCGCTCTGTTTCACTTGAGAAGCGACTCAGGGTAGGCGCCCTCTTTTTCAAATTCGAGGGTATGAACCCTACAGGGTCTTTCAAAGACCGGGGTATGGTTGTGGCCATTGCAAAGGCCAAAGAAGAGGGAAAAGAGGTGGTCATGTGCGCCTCAACCGGGAACACCTCAGCTTCGGCAGCAGCGTACGCGAAACGAGCAGGGCTCTCCTGCATCGTCCTCATCCCCCAAGGGAAAATCGCCCTGGGCAAGCTCTCCCAGGCACTCATGCATGGGGCAAGGGTTCTTGCGGTACGGGGGAACTTTGACGACGCCCTGCGCATTGTGCGCTTCATCACCACTCACTACCCGGTAGCCCTTGTGAACTCCATAAATCCTTACCGTATCGAGGGTCAGAAGACAGCAGCCTTTGAAGTCATAGAGTGGCTTGGAGGTGTTCCCGATATTCTCGCGCTCCCTGTGGGGAACGCAGGAAACATTACCGCCTACTGGAAGGGCTTCAAAGAGTTCTTTGCGCGGGGAAAGATAAAAGTGCTCCCGAGGATGTTCGGCTTCCAGGCGGAAGGGGCCTGTCCCCTTGTCCTTGGAAGACCTGTAGAGAATCCTCAAACCGTAGCTACAGCCATCCGCATTGGGAATCCTGCGAGCTGGAAGGGGGCAATCGCCGCCCGAGACGAGTCCGGGGGGCTCATCGACGCGGTGAGTGACGAGGAAATCCTCCTTGCGCAACGCATGCTTGCTGAGGAAGAGGGAATCTTTGTAGAACCGGCTTCGGCAGCCTCTCTGGCCGGAATCCTGAAAAAGGCAAAGGAAGGGATGTTTCAGGGCAAGAAGACGGTGGTGTGCATCCTCACCGGTCATGGTCTCAAAGACCCGGATATCGCCGTGAAGCAAAATGAAGGGAAAATCGAGGAAGTGGAACCTCGGGAAGAAGAAGTGGTTGAACTTCTTGGTCTTCGGGGGGAAGAGCAATGA
- a CDS encoding adenosylcobalamin-dependent ribonucleoside-diphosphate reductase: protein MPFEYVRKRDGSLDSFRPERIVSALSRALAACGKGDPELARVLAEKVVHLLSERGEEIPEVETIQDTVEEVLMREGLPEVARAYILYREKRRNLREAKWELFGVRDDLKLSLNAVRVLKERYLLKDGEGQVIETPRKMMERVAHAIAEVDREFGEDASKTYEEFLELLTSLVFLPNSPTLMNAGTPLGQLAACFVLPVEDSIDSIFTTLKEMAIIHKSGGGTGFSFSALRPKGDIVASTGGRASGPVSFMRIFDVATDVVKQGGRRRGANMGVLRFNHPDIREFIRAKEKPGFLENFNLSVAITDEEIEKVERGEEIELVNPRDGKVWERVNARELFEMIAESAWRSGEPGLIFLDTINRANPTPSLGRIVATNPCGEVPLLPYESCNLGSINLAKFVNDGKIQYERLREVVWRAIHFLDNVIEANRYPLPAIERMVKGNRKIGLGVMGFADMLVQLGIPYYSEEALKIAAEIMHFIALEARAASMDLASRRGTFPNYPQSVWAERNLPLRNATLLSIAPTGSISIIASCSSGIEPLFALAFRRYVLEHTELLEVHPLLEEMFERFRIPEEVRRQVLEKGTMEGVEGIPEGFHRLFLTALEIPPEFHVRVQATFQRYVDNAVSKTVNLPESATPQDVLRVYLLAHELGCKGITVYRYESRPRQVLYLGISEGCEEC from the coding sequence GTGCCCTTTGAGTACGTGCGCAAACGCGACGGGAGTCTTGATTCCTTTCGTCCGGAGAGAATAGTTTCTGCTCTTTCCCGAGCCCTTGCAGCCTGCGGGAAAGGAGACCCAGAGCTTGCTCGAGTCCTTGCGGAAAAAGTGGTGCACCTTCTCTCCGAACGGGGAGAGGAGATCCCTGAAGTGGAGACCATCCAGGATACGGTCGAAGAGGTTCTCATGCGGGAAGGACTTCCGGAGGTCGCCCGTGCCTATATCCTCTATCGGGAGAAGCGACGAAACCTTCGAGAGGCCAAGTGGGAGCTCTTCGGGGTCCGGGATGATTTGAAGCTCTCTCTGAACGCCGTGCGGGTCCTCAAGGAACGATACCTCCTCAAAGATGGAGAGGGGCAGGTTATCGAAACCCCCCGAAAGATGATGGAGCGCGTGGCTCATGCCATCGCTGAAGTGGACAGGGAATTCGGGGAAGATGCATCGAAAACCTACGAGGAATTCCTTGAGCTCCTGACATCCCTTGTTTTCCTTCCGAACTCTCCCACCCTCATGAATGCTGGGACTCCCCTTGGACAGCTCGCAGCCTGTTTTGTCCTCCCTGTCGAGGACTCCATCGATTCCATCTTCACCACCCTCAAAGAGATGGCCATCATTCACAAATCCGGAGGAGGGACGGGATTCAGTTTTTCGGCCCTTCGCCCGAAAGGAGACATTGTGGCCTCCACAGGTGGACGGGCCTCAGGACCGGTATCGTTCATGCGAATTTTCGATGTGGCCACAGATGTGGTGAAGCAGGGAGGTCGCCGCCGGGGGGCAAACATGGGGGTCCTTCGCTTCAACCATCCGGATATCCGGGAATTCATACGGGCAAAGGAGAAACCGGGGTTTCTGGAGAACTTCAACCTCTCGGTGGCTATTACCGATGAAGAAATAGAGAAAGTCGAGCGAGGCGAGGAGATTGAGCTTGTGAACCCTCGAGATGGAAAGGTATGGGAACGGGTCAACGCAAGGGAACTCTTCGAAATGATTGCCGAGAGCGCCTGGAGGAGCGGGGAGCCAGGGCTCATTTTCCTCGACACAATAAACCGTGCAAACCCTACACCTTCTCTTGGGAGAATTGTCGCTACAAACCCCTGTGGGGAGGTTCCTCTCCTCCCCTATGAGTCCTGCAACCTCGGTTCCATCAACCTTGCCAAATTCGTGAACGATGGAAAAATCCAGTACGAACGCCTTCGGGAAGTGGTGTGGAGGGCGATTCACTTCCTCGACAACGTCATTGAAGCAAACCGGTATCCTCTTCCGGCTATCGAGCGCATGGTCAAAGGGAACCGAAAAATCGGGCTTGGTGTCATGGGTTTTGCTGATATGCTCGTGCAACTGGGGATACCGTACTATTCCGAAGAGGCACTGAAAATCGCCGCGGAAATCATGCACTTTATAGCCCTTGAGGCACGAGCGGCCTCAATGGACCTTGCCTCTCGCCGTGGTACTTTCCCCAACTATCCCCAGAGCGTGTGGGCAGAAAGGAACCTGCCACTCCGCAACGCCACTCTCCTTTCCATTGCCCCCACCGGCTCAATAAGCATCATTGCCTCCTGCTCAAGCGGCATCGAACCTCTTTTTGCCCTTGCCTTTCGGCGCTATGTCCTTGAGCACACTGAACTCCTTGAGGTTCATCCCCTCCTTGAGGAAATGTTCGAACGGTTCAGGATTCCGGAGGAGGTGCGGAGACAGGTTCTTGAGAAAGGAACCATGGAGGGAGTGGAAGGAATTCCCGAGGGTTTCCACCGACTTTTCCTGACAGCCCTTGAAATCCCTCCCGAATTCCACGTCCGGGTTCAGGCTACGTTCCAGAGGTACGTGGACAATGCCGTTTCTAAAACGGTGAACCTCCCGGAATCTGCCACGCCTCAGGATGTCCTCCGGGTGTACCTCCTTGCCCATGAGCTCGGATGCAAGGGAATCACCGTGTACCGGTACGAGAGCCGCCCAAGACAGGTGCTCTACCTTGGCATTTCGGAGGGGTGCGAAGAGTGCTGA
- a CDS encoding HAD family hydrolase: MFKLFIWDLDNTVIGSSKLLWGAFQWVAEHFAQRSMSPREIVNLYGPPEDVVIEQIVGKEKKEEALRAFYEFYEREHDHLVTLFPQVLDILSYLRAKGVQQALFTAKGRKSAFLTLERLRIKSYFDFVLCGDEVERAKPYPDGVLRILEHFKMPPEDTLYVGDSPLDAQAAHGAGVAFALALWDSFHRSEAEAIKAEYVFATPEEMLLWVQKVYGGGNARAL; encoded by the coding sequence GTGTTTAAACTTTTTATCTGGGACCTCGACAACACAGTCATAGGGAGTTCGAAGCTCCTCTGGGGAGCCTTCCAGTGGGTGGCCGAGCATTTTGCGCAGCGATCCATGAGCCCTCGGGAAATCGTCAACCTCTATGGGCCTCCAGAGGACGTGGTCATTGAACAAATTGTTGGGAAAGAGAAAAAAGAAGAAGCCCTTCGGGCGTTCTACGAGTTCTACGAGCGGGAACACGATCACCTGGTCACCCTCTTTCCCCAGGTTCTTGACATTCTCTCCTACCTTCGCGCAAAAGGAGTGCAACAGGCTCTCTTTACCGCCAAAGGGCGAAAGAGTGCCTTTCTGACTCTTGAGCGGCTTCGTATTAAGTCTTACTTTGACTTTGTCCTGTGTGGAGACGAAGTAGAGAGGGCCAAACCCTATCCCGATGGGGTGTTGCGCATCCTTGAGCACTTCAAGATGCCCCCAGAGGATACTCTCTACGTGGGAGATTCTCCCCTTGATGCCCAGGCGGCACACGGTGCAGGAGTGGCCTTTGCCCTGGCCCTTTGGGATTCCTTCCACCGCTCTGAAGCCGAAGCCATCAAGGCCGAGTACGTCTTTGCCACTCCTGAAGAAATGCTCCTTTGGGTACAAAAGGTGTACGGAGGGGGGAATGCTCGTGCCCTTTGA
- the hisC gene encoding histidinol-phosphate transaminase, producing MAVVAFRKAILTLEGYTPGEQPKEKGFVKLNTNENPYPPSPKVIAALQEFLSSSSLALYPPPLSDRVRQKASAAYGVPEDWILVGNGSDELLDLVVRVFVGKGDRVVYPVPTYTYYRVLTLLQEGVPCEVPFPEDFSLPEAFVTTLGNLKFLCNPNSPTGTFVPPESVERVLQASACPVVVDEAYVDFAPASTLPLLERYENLIIVRTLSKSFSLAGLRIGLLFAHPKVIRELLKVKASYNVNILSQVGACAALEDLDYVRGNIQRIKKTREWFSQKMQELGFFVYPSEANFVLLRKRGVSLSFLYEELKRRRILVRYFPEWPDALRISIGTDADMELLSKCVEEILREKSCV from the coding sequence ATGGCAGTGGTTGCGTTCCGGAAGGCAATCCTAACCCTTGAGGGGTACACCCCAGGCGAGCAACCAAAGGAGAAAGGATTCGTCAAGCTCAACACCAACGAGAATCCGTATCCTCCTTCACCAAAGGTCATAGCAGCACTCCAGGAATTTCTCTCCTCGTCTTCTCTTGCCCTTTACCCTCCCCCCTTAAGCGATAGGGTGCGGCAAAAAGCCTCTGCAGCGTACGGCGTTCCCGAAGACTGGATTCTCGTGGGAAATGGCTCTGATGAGCTCCTTGACCTTGTGGTGCGGGTTTTCGTCGGAAAAGGGGATAGGGTGGTGTACCCTGTGCCCACGTACACGTACTACCGTGTCCTTACCCTCCTTCAGGAGGGTGTCCCCTGTGAGGTACCATTCCCTGAAGACTTCTCGCTTCCTGAGGCGTTCGTTACCACTTTGGGGAATCTGAAGTTCCTCTGCAATCCTAACTCCCCAACGGGAACCTTTGTTCCTCCTGAAAGTGTGGAAAGAGTGCTCCAGGCATCAGCGTGCCCGGTTGTGGTTGACGAAGCGTACGTGGATTTTGCCCCGGCGAGTACCCTACCACTTCTTGAGCGCTATGAGAACCTCATCATTGTGCGTACCCTCTCGAAATCCTTTTCTCTTGCGGGCCTGCGGATTGGGCTTTTGTTTGCCCACCCAAAAGTCATAAGGGAACTCCTGAAGGTAAAGGCCTCATACAACGTGAACATTCTCTCTCAGGTTGGCGCATGTGCGGCACTTGAGGACCTTGATTACGTGCGGGGGAACATTCAGCGTATCAAGAAGACCCGGGAGTGGTTCTCCCAAAAGATGCAAGAGCTTGGGTTCTTTGTCTACCCTTCGGAGGCAAACTTCGTGTTGCTCCGGAAAAGAGGAGTTTCTCTCTCCTTCCTCTACGAAGAATTGAAGCGGAGGAGAATCCTCGTTCGGTACTTTCCCGAGTGGCCTGATGCCCTCCGAATCTCCATAGGTACCGATGCCGATATGGAGCTCCTTTCCAAATGCGTGGAAGAAATCCTGAGGGAGAAAAGCTGTGTTTAA
- the hpt gene encoding hypoxanthine phosphoribosyltransferase: MSDPRLGVCVFTREDIRKRVSEVAREIERDYAEKRPVIIAILRGAVYFAVDLTRALTIPFDLDFMALSPFRPGLQRAEIEKDVDVNLKGRHVLILEDIVDTGLTLNFLVRSLERRLPESVRVCTFLNCPARRIADVAVHYFCFEIPDIYVVGYGLDFRGDFRNLEEVYTLYDPSGRSTQILKQMGKG; encoded by the coding sequence ATGAGTGATCCCCGGCTTGGAGTCTGCGTCTTCACCCGCGAGGACATCCGAAAGAGAGTTTCTGAGGTTGCTCGCGAAATCGAAAGGGACTATGCGGAGAAACGACCGGTTATCATTGCAATCCTCCGGGGAGCGGTGTACTTTGCCGTTGACCTCACCCGGGCACTCACCATTCCCTTCGATCTCGATTTCATGGCCCTTTCACCCTTTCGCCCAGGGCTGCAGCGTGCCGAGATTGAGAAGGATGTGGATGTAAACCTTAAAGGAAGGCATGTTCTCATCCTCGAAGACATCGTCGATACAGGACTCACCCTGAACTTCCTCGTGCGTAGCCTAGAGAGGCGACTTCCCGAAAGCGTGCGGGTGTGCACGTTTTTGAATTGCCCGGCCCGGAGAATCGCCGATGTGGCAGTACACTACTTTTGCTTTGAGATTCCGGATATCTACGTTGTGGGGTATGGGCTTGACTTCCGAGGGGATTTCCGAAACCTCGAAGAGGTGTACACTCTCTATGACCCCTCGGGAAGGAGCACCCAGATTCTGAAACAAATGGGGAAAGGATGA
- a CDS encoding cytidylate kinase family protein, which produces MGNFSAVTVSREIESLGDEVASRLAKVLGYELINRDRWEALLRESSLSPDPPEEEEEREKWMKAVSNLLARMAEKRAFVLLGRGGQKLLAHCPNAFHLLVVAPVLLRVHRIIQRYRQDEVTASRILAEQDRQRERFLLRYFGVDWRNPLHYHFVLNTAFYDVEESCQLVLEAMRRTRVTPTGHQESFFPADEFSRKPVVFSHPSEEEFARILDFYGIRWLYEPRTFPLEWDSEGNVTEAFAPDFYLPDFDLFIEITTQKQKLTWRKNRKIRKLKELYPEVKIKVIYARDYAHILRKFNLEDDHE; this is translated from the coding sequence ATGGGGAATTTCTCGGCTGTTACCGTCTCTCGAGAAATCGAAAGCCTCGGAGACGAGGTTGCTTCTCGCCTTGCAAAGGTCCTGGGGTATGAGCTCATCAACCGGGACCGCTGGGAAGCGCTCCTGCGAGAGTCTTCCCTTTCCCCCGATCCCCCTGAGGAAGAGGAAGAACGGGAGAAATGGATGAAGGCTGTAAGCAATCTCCTGGCGAGAATGGCCGAAAAGAGAGCTTTTGTCCTCCTTGGGAGGGGAGGCCAAAAACTCCTTGCTCACTGCCCGAACGCTTTTCATCTCCTCGTTGTGGCTCCGGTTCTCCTTCGTGTGCACCGTATTATACAACGGTACCGCCAGGATGAGGTCACTGCGTCCCGAATCCTTGCAGAGCAGGATAGACAAAGGGAGCGGTTCCTTCTCCGGTACTTCGGAGTCGATTGGCGGAATCCCCTTCACTACCATTTCGTACTTAACACCGCTTTCTATGACGTGGAGGAGTCCTGTCAACTTGTTCTTGAAGCCATGCGGAGGACCCGTGTGACTCCTACAGGGCACCAGGAGTCTTTCTTTCCTGCGGACGAATTTTCAAGAAAGCCTGTGGTGTTTTCCCATCCTTCGGAAGAGGAATTTGCCCGGATCCTTGACTTTTACGGGATTCGCTGGCTCTATGAGCCCCGAACGTTTCCCCTTGAGTGGGATAGCGAAGGTAACGTGACTGAGGCTTTTGCTCCCGACTTTTACCTTCCTGATTTTGACCTCTTTATTGAAATTACCACCCAAAAGCAAAAGCTCACCTGGCGGAAGAACCGAAAGATTCGAAAGCTCAAAGAGCTGTACCCGGAGGTAAAAATCAAAGTGATATACGCTCGGGACTACGCGCATATTCTGAGGAAGTTCAACCTCGAGGACGACCATGAGTGA
- a CDS encoding PD40 domain-containing protein, giving the protein MARRLLLVACALLFLSWKAWAEEILFADRTKEQLFAPLAAFLEKELHLSLSPVPLYPLRGDELAAALAGKRAYLFLGYGRGNLLFFEAWDLEKLRKILGMVRRSKDVSLFLEELKRRLVRLLERTKEWKLLFVRHEEGQSRIVLTNLRGGREVFFTPPQGGDVEAISITPEGRFLLATVSTGNVTNIFRFDLLSHTWNRLSPPEFSDSSPAFFPSRRTILFLSERGGKRGIYEMNLDGSKQRLLLERENPVQWVTTSLYAPVFAFSEFRDGRWRLTLWDILRGEEQTFDFPGNVLYPTFGGQEKLFFIGEEKGRYDVYSVALTDGSTTQITFDGLPKAYLAVSPGGERLAFSAETDRGNWDVVVLEVDGRRAERVTASWARETSPIFSPIPMY; this is encoded by the coding sequence ATGGCACGGCGTTTGCTCCTTGTTGCTTGTGCGCTACTCTTTCTCTCCTGGAAAGCGTGGGCTGAGGAGATTCTCTTTGCCGACAGGACAAAGGAACAACTCTTTGCTCCCCTTGCCGCTTTTCTTGAGAAGGAGCTGCACCTTTCGCTTTCTCCTGTGCCCCTGTATCCCCTAAGGGGGGACGAACTTGCGGCGGCTCTTGCCGGCAAGAGAGCATACCTTTTTCTCGGATATGGCCGGGGAAATCTCCTCTTCTTCGAGGCATGGGATCTCGAGAAACTCCGAAAGATTTTAGGGATGGTTCGTAGATCCAAGGATGTGTCCCTTTTCCTTGAGGAGCTCAAGCGCCGGCTTGTGAGGCTTCTTGAGCGAACGAAGGAGTGGAAGCTCCTTTTTGTGCGCCATGAAGAAGGACAGTCGCGCATAGTCCTCACAAACCTCAGAGGAGGAAGAGAGGTCTTCTTTACCCCTCCTCAAGGAGGAGATGTGGAAGCCATAAGCATCACCCCTGAGGGACGGTTTCTCCTTGCTACCGTTTCTACTGGTAACGTAACCAACATTTTCCGATTCGATCTCCTCTCCCACACCTGGAACCGCCTGAGTCCTCCTGAGTTCTCTGATTCTTCTCCAGCCTTCTTCCCTTCCCGAAGAACGATTCTCTTCCTTTCAGAGCGTGGAGGCAAGAGGGGAATCTATGAAATGAACCTCGACGGCTCGAAGCAGAGGCTTCTTCTTGAACGGGAAAACCCCGTACAGTGGGTTACCACTTCTTTGTACGCTCCCGTCTTTGCTTTCTCCGAATTCAGGGATGGGCGATGGCGCCTTACCCTGTGGGATATTCTGCGTGGCGAGGAGCAAACTTTTGATTTCCCTGGCAACGTTTTGTATCCCACCTTTGGGGGACAAGAGAAACTCTTTTTTATCGGAGAGGAAAAGGGGAGGTACGACGTGTACTCTGTAGCTCTTACGGATGGAAGTACCACCCAAATTACCTTCGATGGGCTTCCCAAGGCTTACCTTGCAGTTTCCCCGGGAGGCGAGAGACTTGCCTTCTCTGCCGAAACCGATCGGGGCAATTGGGACGTTGTTGTCCTTGAGGTGGATGGAAGAAGGGCTGAGCGGGTTACTGCCTCCTGGGCCAGGGAAACAAGCCCTATCTTTTCCCCAATTCCCATGTATTAG
- the larB gene encoding nickel pincer cofactor biosynthesis protein LarB yields MDIQRILEELWERKITPQEAYKALQGFPFKDLGFAKIDYHRGLRKGFPEVVYCPGKDREHLLAILTDLAERAPNFVATRADQETFEFLRKHLPFLSFNPAARLIFAEREPRPRVGKIVVVTAGTADIPVAEEAACVAEIAGNFVERLFDVGVAGIHRLFARLSLFDDANVAVVVAGMEGALPSVVAGLVGIPVVAVPTSVGYGAHFSGLAPLLAMLASCAPGMAVVNIDNGFGAGFFAHLVNQLAERGKAREDSLS; encoded by the coding sequence ATGGACATCCAAAGGATTCTTGAAGAACTCTGGGAAAGGAAAATCACCCCTCAAGAAGCTTACAAGGCCCTCCAGGGATTTCCCTTCAAGGACCTGGGATTTGCTAAAATTGACTACCATCGGGGGCTTCGTAAGGGTTTTCCAGAGGTTGTGTACTGCCCTGGAAAGGACCGGGAGCATCTCCTTGCCATCCTTACCGACCTCGCCGAACGTGCCCCAAACTTTGTTGCCACCCGTGCTGATCAGGAAACTTTTGAATTCCTCAGGAAACATCTGCCATTCCTTTCATTCAACCCCGCCGCACGGCTCATTTTTGCTGAACGGGAACCCCGCCCCCGGGTGGGAAAGATTGTCGTGGTTACTGCAGGAACAGCGGATATCCCTGTTGCTGAAGAGGCAGCATGCGTCGCCGAGATTGCGGGGAACTTTGTGGAACGTCTTTTTGATGTTGGTGTTGCGGGTATTCACCGGCTCTTTGCCCGCCTTTCTCTGTTTGACGATGCAAATGTTGCGGTGGTTGTGGCGGGGATGGAAGGAGCGCTCCCAAGTGTTGTTGCCGGCCTTGTGGGGATTCCAGTCGTTGCTGTCCCAACAAGTGTCGGATACGGGGCCCACTTTTCAGGACTTGCTCCACTTCTTGCGATGCTTGCAAGTTGCGCCCCAGGAATGGCGGTGGTCAACATCGACAATGGATTCGGCGCAGGCTTTTTTGCTCACCTTGTGAACCAGCTCGCAGAGAGGGGGAAAGCTCGTGAAGATTCTCTATCTTGA
- the larC gene encoding nickel pincer cofactor biosynthesis protein LarC — translation MKILYLDCFSGISGDMFLGALLDLGIIEKEAFIAKLKEFLPFPFDMAVHRVEKKGITATQVLVTEPYSFRARSAQEMFDLLCGGSLPETLREKAQAILKTIAEAEGKIHGRLPEEVHFHEIGGGDTLVDVVGVLYALELLGVQEVYASPIPTGRGFVRTEHGVLPIPAPATLELLRNVPIYTGPAEEGELATPTGAALVSYLVRSFGPCPHLVVRGIGYGAGTQDLSVPNVLRVVLGEREERAHQERNVLLETNIDDMSPQILEYLTERLFEAGALDVFVTPIYMKKQRPAFTLSVLAPVFLAPCLRTIIFEETTTLGIREYEVTKWALPRREVSIPTPWGDIRGKEVSKGGRTLVLPEYEECKKIARKTGLPLREVLQRIGIENS, via the coding sequence GTGAAGATTCTCTATCTTGACTGCTTTTCGGGGATAAGCGGGGATATGTTCCTCGGGGCACTCCTTGACCTGGGGATCATAGAGAAAGAGGCGTTCATCGCAAAGCTTAAAGAATTCCTCCCCTTCCCCTTTGATATGGCGGTACATCGCGTGGAGAAAAAGGGCATTACCGCCACTCAGGTCCTTGTTACTGAGCCTTACTCTTTTCGTGCTCGGAGCGCTCAGGAGATGTTTGACCTTCTCTGTGGAGGATCGCTCCCGGAGACCTTGCGAGAGAAAGCCCAAGCAATTCTCAAGACTATTGCAGAAGCTGAAGGGAAAATTCACGGTCGTTTACCTGAGGAGGTTCATTTCCACGAAATCGGAGGTGGGGATACCCTCGTAGATGTCGTTGGCGTACTCTATGCCCTTGAGCTCTTAGGGGTCCAGGAGGTTTACGCTTCTCCGATACCGACAGGGAGGGGTTTTGTCCGTACCGAACACGGGGTTCTGCCCATCCCTGCACCGGCAACTCTTGAGCTCCTTCGAAATGTCCCCATTTACACCGGGCCTGCGGAAGAAGGAGAGCTCGCGACTCCTACTGGGGCGGCTCTTGTTTCCTATCTTGTCCGTTCCTTTGGACCATGCCCGCACCTTGTGGTTCGAGGGATTGGGTACGGAGCAGGGACTCAAGACCTCAGTGTACCGAACGTCCTTCGGGTCGTTCTTGGGGAGCGAGAAGAGAGAGCCCACCAGGAGAGAAACGTGCTCCTCGAAACCAACATAGACGATATGTCCCCTCAAATCCTTGAATACCTCACCGAGCGCCTCTTTGAAGCCGGTGCCCTGGACGTTTTCGTAACCCCTATCTACATGAAGAAGCAGCGTCCTGCTTTTACGCTCTCTGTCCTTGCTCCGGTGTTCCTTGCACCTTGTCTTCGCACGATCATCTTCGAAGAGACAACCACCCTTGGTATCCGGGAGTATGAAGTTACCAAGTGGGCACTCCCTCGGAGAGAGGTGAGCATCCCCACTCCCTGGGGGGACATCCGGGGGAAGGAGGTTTCAAAAGGCGGGAGGACTCTCGTCCTCCCCGAGTACGAAGAGTGCAAGAAAATAGCTCGGAAAACGGGTCTTCCTCTTCGAGAGGTCTTACAGAGAATCGGGATAGAGAACTCTTAG
- a CDS encoding ABC transporter ATP-binding protein, whose amino-acid sequence MKDEVLRIENLHVFYGGIHALKGITLSVPRGTIVALIGANGAGKSTTLRTISGLVRAKDGAITFEGRDITKELPHRIVEMGIAMVPEGRRIFPNLTVMENLLLGAYTRRDHQELKRDLDWVFQLFPRLKERTWQKGGTLSGGEQQMLAVARALMSRPKLLMMDEPSLGLAPLLVREIFEIIRELLQSGVTILLIEQNAKAALEIAHYAYVLETGRIVLEGEGKKLLEDERVRKAYLGEE is encoded by the coding sequence ATGAAGGACGAGGTCCTCCGCATTGAAAATCTCCACGTTTTCTATGGAGGAATTCATGCCCTGAAAGGCATCACCCTTTCCGTTCCCCGGGGGACAATTGTGGCTCTCATAGGAGCAAACGGAGCGGGGAAGAGCACGACCCTGCGAACCATCTCCGGTCTTGTACGGGCAAAAGATGGGGCAATCACCTTTGAGGGAAGGGATATTACGAAAGAGTTACCCCATCGGATCGTGGAAATGGGAATTGCCATGGTACCCGAAGGACGTCGAATTTTCCCCAACCTCACCGTCATGGAGAACCTCCTCCTTGGGGCGTACACTCGTCGGGACCACCAAGAACTCAAGAGGGACCTCGACTGGGTCTTCCAGCTCTTTCCCCGTCTTAAGGAACGAACCTGGCAGAAAGGGGGTACCCTGAGCGGTGGAGAGCAGCAGATGCTCGCCGTAGCAAGGGCCCTCATGTCCCGGCCCAAGCTCCTCATGATGGACGAACCATCCCTCGGTCTGGCTCCTCTTCTTGTTCGAGAGATTTTCGAAATCATTCGGGAACTCCTTCAAAGCGGTGTCACTATCCTATTAATCGAACAGAATGCAAAGGCGGCTTTAGAGATTGCCCATTACGCGTATGTCCTTGAAACCGGACGCATTGTCCTTGAGGGAGAGGGGAAGAAACTCCTTGAGGACGAACGAGTGCGAAAGGCCTACCTCGGGGAAGAGTAG